A single region of the Agromyces sp. Leaf222 genome encodes:
- a CDS encoding FadR/GntR family transcriptional regulator, whose protein sequence is MSEPMAAPTAAAEYPTIAARVRAPRLGVTVVGALVDAIVRGDLPSGSSLPPEAVLCEQFGVSRTVIRESVKRLEEKGLVTVAQGRGTQVLPPTSWSMIDATVLSALVANDATLGILDELSVVRAALEAVIARDAALRRTDEQLERLREALILMRETIGDEPRFNEADVVFHAVVGEITSNRLADSLVRTLFAQARESARFHLHSQLDLTLQEHELVFTAIEAGDPEAAESAMRAHIIDAWERRRPPSPRR, encoded by the coding sequence ATGTCCGAACCGATGGCCGCACCGACCGCGGCAGCCGAGTACCCCACGATCGCCGCGCGCGTCCGTGCACCACGCCTCGGCGTGACGGTCGTCGGCGCCCTCGTCGACGCGATCGTCCGCGGCGACCTGCCGTCGGGGTCGTCACTTCCGCCCGAGGCCGTGCTCTGCGAGCAGTTCGGCGTCAGCCGCACCGTCATCCGCGAGTCGGTCAAGCGCCTCGAGGAGAAGGGCCTCGTCACCGTCGCCCAGGGGCGGGGCACCCAGGTGCTGCCGCCCACCTCGTGGAGCATGATCGACGCCACCGTGCTCTCCGCGCTCGTCGCGAACGACGCGACCCTCGGCATCCTCGACGAGCTCAGCGTCGTGCGTGCGGCCCTCGAAGCGGTCATCGCCCGCGACGCCGCCCTGCGCCGCACCGACGAGCAGCTCGAGCGCCTGCGCGAGGCCCTGATCCTCATGCGCGAGACCATCGGCGACGAGCCCCGGTTCAATGAGGCGGATGTCGTGTTCCACGCGGTCGTCGGCGAGATCACCTCGAACCGGCTCGCCGACAGCCTCGTGCGTACCCTGTTCGCGCAGGCCCGCGAGAGCGCGCGCTTCCACCTGCACAGCCAGCTCGACCTCACGCTCCAGGAGCACGAGCTCGTGTTCACCGCGATCGAGGCCGGCGACCCCGAGGCCGCCGAGTCCGCGATGCGCGCCCACATCATCGACGCGTGGGAGCGGCGCCGGCCGCCGAGCCCGCGGCGCTGA
- a CDS encoding helix-turn-helix transcriptional regulator, with protein sequence MGEYQLDAVLGAVADPTRRAILDRLLVGDARVTDLASAFPISLNSTSKHIKVLERAELVRREVRGRDHVLSLRAEALGDAVAWMEQYRAFWEERLAALEAFVLSDAAIGDVADDDEPVDGGDAR encoded by the coding sequence ATGGGTGAATATCAACTGGACGCCGTGCTGGGCGCCGTCGCCGACCCCACGAGGCGGGCGATCCTCGACCGCCTCCTCGTGGGCGACGCGAGGGTCACTGACCTCGCGAGCGCGTTCCCGATCTCGCTGAACTCGACGAGCAAGCACATCAAGGTGCTCGAGCGCGCCGAACTCGTGCGCCGTGAGGTGCGCGGGCGCGATCACGTGCTCTCGCTGCGCGCCGAGGCGCTCGGCGACGCGGTCGCCTGGATGGAGCAGTACCGGGCGTTCTGGGAGGAGCGGCTCGCCGCACTCGAGGCGTTCGTGCTGTCGGATGCCGCGATCGGCGATGTCGCCGACGACGACGAGCCCGTCGACGGCGGTGATGCCCGATGA
- a CDS encoding SDR family NAD(P)-dependent oxidoreductase: protein MLLEGKVAVIHGGGGSIGAAAARVFAREGARLHLAGRSLPRLEGAASVVRELGGTVDIDVVDAMDQEAVDAHVDAVAMREGRIDIALNAVGFDHVQGLAIADTSLEAYLHPVTGYLQTNFVTAKAVSRVMVGQGSGVILTISTPGARLSGRGLIGNAAQSAGLEGFSRALAGELGPAGVRVVCVRPHALSDASSSYTAGMFGRIADSSGITIGDWWESLASTTLLGRLPELDEVAEYLAFAASDRAASLTGVVSNLTAGALVD from the coding sequence ATGCTGCTCGAGGGGAAGGTCGCCGTGATCCACGGCGGCGGAGGATCGATCGGGGCGGCCGCGGCGCGCGTGTTCGCCCGCGAGGGCGCGCGGCTGCACCTGGCGGGGCGCAGCCTGCCGAGGCTCGAGGGCGCGGCATCCGTGGTTCGCGAGCTCGGCGGCACCGTCGACATCGACGTGGTCGACGCGATGGACCAGGAGGCCGTCGACGCCCATGTCGACGCGGTCGCCATGCGAGAGGGACGCATCGACATCGCGCTGAACGCCGTCGGGTTCGACCACGTGCAGGGGCTCGCGATCGCCGACACGTCGCTCGAGGCCTACCTGCACCCGGTCACCGGGTACCTGCAGACCAACTTCGTGACCGCGAAGGCCGTGTCGCGCGTCATGGTCGGGCAGGGGAGCGGCGTCATCCTCACGATCTCGACGCCGGGTGCCCGGCTCAGCGGTCGCGGCCTCATCGGCAACGCTGCGCAGAGCGCCGGGCTCGAGGGGTTCTCCCGCGCGCTCGCCGGGGAGCTCGGTCCGGCCGGTGTGCGCGTGGTGTGCGTCCGGCCGCACGCGCTGTCGGACGCCTCGTCGTCGTACACCGCCGGCATGTTCGGACGCATCGCCGACTCGAGCGGCATCACGATCGGCGACTGGTGGGAGTCGCTCGCGAGCACCACGCTGCTCGGGCGCCTGCCAGAGCTCGACGAGGTCGCGGAATACCTCGCGTTCGCGGCATCCGATCGCGCCGCCTCGCTCACCGGGGTCGTGTCGAACCTGACCGCGGGGGCGCTCGTCGACTGA
- a CDS encoding SRPBCC domain-containing protein, which produces MSAVVTVSRRIAASADRLFDAWLDPQALAVWMRRDGSAASTAVADPRVGGSFSITMHDPSGEFVHAGTYLVIDRPRTLEFTWRSHATHRVDSVVRVSFEPDGDATLVEVRHERLPDAEAVRLHAEGWTEIMSRFAGLYTEGEAA; this is translated from the coding sequence ATGAGCGCCGTCGTCACCGTGAGTCGGCGGATCGCGGCATCCGCCGACCGGCTCTTCGACGCCTGGCTCGACCCGCAGGCGCTCGCCGTGTGGATGCGACGCGACGGGAGCGCGGCGTCGACCGCCGTCGCCGACCCGCGCGTCGGCGGGTCGTTCTCGATCACGATGCACGACCCGTCGGGCGAGTTCGTGCACGCCGGGACCTACCTCGTGATCGACCGCCCGCGCACGCTCGAGTTCACCTGGCGCTCGCATGCGACGCATCGCGTCGACTCAGTCGTTCGGGTCAGCTTCGAGCCCGACGGCGACGCGACGCTCGTCGAGGTGCGCCACGAACGACTTCCGGATGCCGAGGCGGTGCGCCTGCACGCCGAGGGCTGGACCGAGATCATGTCCCGATTCGCGGGGCTCTACACGGAAGGGGAGGCGGCCTGA
- a CDS encoding right-handed parallel beta-helix repeat-containing protein, with protein sequence MRILTQARLAAVTAAAVAIVGAVAVAPAAYAGNGNGNGNGHGADRSLTVVVAPHGKHGAPKGDIVVKSIDAAKSVVKNKGKKQDVTVLLDGGRYELQQPLEFGPQDAGANGHTVTWASAPGEQAVLSGGSAVGGWKLHDAERNIWVANVKPGTESRQLYVDGTPAKRTQLQLGADKNDRAHLTWTEQGLTLNDDRFGDLSALGNQSDLEIVSMGSFTDRISPVESIAGNEITMVQPAWQNNNFGYDTLKSPYNRGAIFLANAYEFFQNPGEWYLDSPKGKVYYEAEPGATMQGVDVRLPRLETLVEIGGTYDRPVTGLTFTGIRFADTTWLRPSSEQGYADQQSGAHMVGQYAPPADYLDTCQDGCPEFEASRNEWWQIPAAVQVSAASGVAFEGNEFGQLGSVGLGIGMDPNAHATGVGYGASDIDVLGNTFSDLAGSGVVVGGIQPDAHHPSDPRMTVQDITIEDNTITRIGQGYRDSAGVLSTYVTRAEISHNTLTDLPYDGIDIGWGWGINDPGGNQYYKDAGLFEYQPVYDTPTTFRDNHVAYNRIYDTKNEMHDGGSIYTLSASPGTVIERNYISDSRETFGMLIDQGSRYIEVRENVILDSSRYMYVNADTNGPAIFNTLDLTFTSNWWTGGRERYVRFPEYFTTWTDNVELNGVPQEQWPDAAKQVMAEAGARG encoded by the coding sequence ATGAGGATACTCACTCAGGCGCGCCTTGCCGCAGTCACGGCCGCCGCAGTGGCGATCGTCGGCGCGGTCGCCGTCGCCCCGGCCGCGTACGCCGGGAACGGCAACGGCAACGGCAACGGTCACGGCGCCGACCGATCGCTGACCGTGGTCGTCGCACCGCACGGCAAGCACGGCGCGCCCAAGGGCGACATCGTCGTGAAGTCGATCGACGCCGCCAAGAGCGTCGTGAAGAACAAGGGCAAGAAGCAGGACGTCACGGTGCTGCTCGACGGCGGCCGCTACGAGCTGCAGCAGCCGCTCGAGTTCGGGCCGCAGGACGCCGGTGCGAACGGGCACACGGTCACCTGGGCGAGCGCGCCGGGCGAGCAGGCCGTGCTCTCGGGCGGCAGTGCCGTCGGCGGCTGGAAGCTGCACGACGCCGAACGCAACATCTGGGTCGCGAACGTGAAGCCCGGCACCGAGTCACGGCAGCTCTACGTCGACGGCACGCCCGCCAAGCGCACGCAGCTGCAGCTCGGCGCCGACAAGAACGACCGCGCTCACCTGACCTGGACCGAGCAGGGGCTGACCCTGAACGACGACCGATTCGGCGACCTCAGCGCGCTCGGCAACCAGTCGGACCTCGAGATCGTGAGCATGGGCTCGTTCACCGACCGGATCTCGCCCGTCGAGTCCATCGCGGGCAACGAGATCACCATGGTGCAGCCCGCCTGGCAGAACAACAACTTCGGCTACGACACCCTGAAGTCGCCCTACAACCGGGGTGCGATCTTCCTCGCGAACGCCTACGAGTTCTTCCAGAACCCGGGAGAGTGGTACCTCGACTCTCCGAAGGGCAAGGTCTACTACGAGGCCGAGCCGGGCGCGACCATGCAGGGCGTCGACGTGCGCCTGCCGCGGCTCGAGACGCTCGTCGAGATCGGCGGCACCTACGACCGCCCCGTCACCGGGCTCACCTTCACCGGCATCCGCTTCGCCGACACGACCTGGCTGCGACCGAGCAGCGAGCAGGGCTACGCCGATCAGCAGAGCGGCGCCCACATGGTCGGCCAGTATGCGCCGCCCGCCGACTACCTCGACACCTGCCAGGACGGCTGCCCCGAGTTCGAGGCCTCGCGCAACGAATGGTGGCAGATCCCGGCGGCCGTGCAGGTCTCCGCGGCATCCGGCGTCGCCTTCGAGGGCAACGAGTTCGGGCAGCTCGGCTCGGTCGGCCTCGGCATCGGCATGGACCCCAACGCCCACGCGACGGGCGTCGGCTACGGGGCATCCGACATCGACGTGCTCGGCAACACGTTCAGCGACCTCGCCGGATCGGGCGTCGTCGTCGGCGGCATCCAGCCCGATGCGCACCACCCGAGCGACCCGCGCATGACCGTGCAGGACATCACGATCGAGGACAACACGATCACGCGCATCGGCCAGGGCTACCGCGACAGCGCCGGCGTGCTCTCGACCTACGTGACGCGCGCCGAGATCTCGCACAACACGCTCACCGACCTGCCCTACGACGGCATCGACATCGGGTGGGGCTGGGGCATCAACGACCCGGGCGGCAACCAGTACTACAAGGACGCCGGCCTCTTCGAGTACCAGCCCGTGTACGACACGCCCACCACGTTCCGCGACAACCACGTGGCGTACAACCGCATCTACGACACGAAGAACGAGATGCACGACGGCGGCAGCATCTACACGCTGTCGGCGAGCCCGGGCACGGTCATCGAGCGCAACTACATCTCCGACAGTCGTGAGACCTTCGGCATGCTCATCGACCAGGGTTCGCGATACATCGAGGTGCGCGAGAACGTGATCCTCGACTCGAGCCGCTACATGTACGTGAACGCCGACACGAACGGTCCCGCGATCTTCAACACCCTCGACCTGACGTTCACGAGCAACTGGTGGACCGGCGGACGCGAGCGCTACGTGCGGTTCCCCGAGTACTTCACGACGTGGACCGACAACGTCGAGCTGAACGGCGTGCCCCAGGAGCAGTGGCCGGATGCCGCGAAGCAGGTGATGGCCGAGGCCGGCGCCCGCGGCTGA